Proteins encoded by one window of Mercenaria mercenaria strain notata chromosome 4, MADL_Memer_1, whole genome shotgun sequence:
- the LOC123553421 gene encoding dnaJ homolog subfamily B member 13-like translates to MGVDYYNILQLTRSATDADIKKHYRKLSLKFHPDKNPGDQATADKFKQVAEAYDVLSDSRKRAVYDQFGEEGLKNGVPSGTVETGAWTQGYTFHGNADKVFRDFFGGDNPFQEFYDRVDGDLSMSFGGLAGRGRKKQDPPIERDLYLSLEEVYHGCTKKMKISRRVMNEDGHTSSIRDKILTITVKKGWKPNTRITFPEEGDQGPNNVPADIVFIVKDKQHQRFRRDGVNLIHTAKVPLGKALTGCTVDILTLDERMLHIPINDIIKPGYRKCVPTEGMPLSADPTQKGDLIIEFDIEFPATLTPEKKDLVKAALLH, encoded by the exons ATGGGAGTCGATTATTACAATATCTTACAGTTGACGCGTTCAGCAACTGATGCAGATATCAAGAAACA TTATCGTAAATTGTCTCTGAAGTTCCATCCAGACAAGAATCCAGGAGATCAGGCAACAGCTGATAAGTTCAAACAGGTTGCTGAGGCTTATGATGTATTGTCAGACT CAAGAAAACGTGCAGTTTATGACCAGTTTGGAGAGGAAGGTTTGAAGAATGGTGTACCCAGTGGTACAGTAGAAACAGGGGCTTGGACACAAGGCTACACATTCCACGGAAATGCTGACAAGGTCTTCAGGGATTTCTTTGGAGGAGACAATCCTTTCCAAG AATTCTATGACAGGGTAGATGGAGATCTGAGTATGTCATTTGGAGGTTTAGCTGGGCGCGGCAGAAAGAAGCAGGACCCACCAATTGAACGAGACCTCTATCTTTCTCTGGAAGAAGTTTATCATGGATGTACAAAGAAAATGAAGATATCCAGAAGA GTAATGAATGAAGATGGTCACACATCAAGCATTAGAGATAAGATTTTGACGATCACAGTGAAGAAAGGATGGAAACCAAACACAAGAATCACATTCCCAGAGGAAGGAGATCAGGGCCCAAATAATGTACCTG CTGACATTGTATTTATTGTAAAAGACAAACAGCACCAGAGATTTCGACGTGATGGTGTCAACCTTATTCACACAGCCAAAGTTCCCCTCGGAAAGGCCCTCACAGGCTGTACAGTAGATATCCTTACACTTGACGAGAGAATGCTACATATACCTATCAATGACATTATCAA ACCAGGATACAGAAAATGTGTACCGACAGAAGGAATGCCGCTATCAGCCGACCCAACACAGAAAGGAGATTTGATCATTGAATTTGATATTGAATTCCCTGCCACTTTAACACCAGAAAAGAAAGATTTGGTCAAGGCAGCACTTCTTCATTAg